The following is a genomic window from Eubalaena glacialis isolate mEubGla1 chromosome 18, mEubGla1.1.hap2.+ XY, whole genome shotgun sequence.
TTTCTGTTTCCTGGAGTTTGGGATGTGGGAGGAGAGGCCAGCATGAGTGGTTTGGGACCACCCCTGCTTCTCCAGTTGAGATAAATAAGGCCAAGGCTGTTGAGCTATCTTCTTCTTCCAGAAACTTCTGCAAGCTGGAAGGTCAGCTTCAGCaaacaggatgggggtggggtcctCCGGAGATGGCCTCTTGTCTCCCATAGAACGGGTCAAAGCTGGTGTCCAGCAAGGTGACCAGGAGGCCATCGGAGCCGGCCTTGCCCAGTAAGGGTGGGGAGAGTGTCTGGTGTGAAGGTCAGGGTGCAGCTGAGCTTTGCTCTGTAAACTACCTCAAGGCCCCGTAGACAGAGACGACGACTCCAGGCCTCAGAGTGGGCAGTGCATATTTTTCAAAAACTGAAAGACGGAAACAGTCTGTTGCCTCTtggggaggcccagggagggctCAGGCAGCCTCCATTCCAGGACCCCCTTCCTCGCACCGAGGCCTAGAAAGAGAGGCTGAGCAAGGGGCTGGCACCAAGGCCCAGGCCAGGtctgccctccccgcccctccccacctccgAGTCTCAGCACTGGAGCTGAGGGTCCCGCAGCTGCTTCCAGAGCCGGATGCTGTCCTGGGGGCTGAGGGGCCGTACCAGCAGCAGGTCACGGAGAGCACAGGGGTCAGCAGTGCGGTCTGCCGGCCAGGCCGTGAGGAAGCCTTTGTGGGTCCTGGGGGCCAGGCCCAGGGCTTGGAAGCACAGGCCGGTGTAGACATCGTCGAAGGGGAAGGGGGCCACGCGGGCCGCCGCCCGCAGCAGCCAGGGTGCCAAGCGGCCCGCGATGACGTAGCCGCCCCCACTTGCGTAGGCTGGGTAGCCGCCTTCAAAGAAGGACCCAGGCACGTAGAAGGGTCCCCCAGGCTTCCGGAGGGGCTTGGCCTGGGTGAAGACCTCACCCAGGTAGAGGCCACGGGCCACGCTGGGCGGCAGGGCCCGCAGGTGGTCCAGAAGGGCGGGGGTGTGCACGAAGGCGTCATCCTGGGCTTGCAGGATGAAGCTCACGCCGGGGCAGTGGCGGCCCAGCCAGGCTAGCAGCAGTAGGCCCTTGAGCGTCTGGTTGAACGGGGCGTCCAGGAAGTCCCAGAGCAGCAGGTCGCCGGAGCGGCGGCTCTCCCAGGCCACCAGGGGGCCTAGGTCAGGCCTCCCCGCGCCCGCTGGGGACCCCAGCAGGAAGAGCAGCCAGACCCCGGGAGCCGGCCGGCCCCACGTCTCCCTCACGGCCTGTCGTTCCGCAAAGCGCCCTGGTTCCGACTTGACGGCCAACAGCAGGTAGGGGACGTCGGGACCCTCGCAGCTGGCCACCTGGCCGCCGCCGCCCCTGGGCAGCCACCGTGGGAAGCTCCGGCAGGCTGCCGACAGCAGGAAGTGGCGGAGGTCCTCGGGGTAGGAGGCGAAGTCGGGGATCTCAGCCGCAGCGGCAGCTCCCCAAGCGCGGCAGTCCCCCGCCTCGGTGCTGTCCCCACCGGGCAGGGTCCCCAGCCGCCACTGCTGCTGGTTCCAGTAAGCTGAGGGCAGAGGGTCAGTCTGGCCCAGACGGGCCGAGAGGTTAGCCGGCAGGGTGGGCTCGGGGCTGGCTGGCGTGGGGCCTGGTGGGGTGCCGCGGGGTCCCGGGTAGG
Proteins encoded in this region:
- the B3GNT8 gene encoding UDP-GlcNAc:betaGal beta-1,3-N-acetylglucosaminyltransferase 8; translation: MRCPKCLLCLSALLTLLGLKVYIEWTSEPRLGKAYPGPRGTPPGPTPASPEPTLPANLSARLGQTDPLPSAYWNQQQWRLGTLPGGDSTEAGDCRAWGAAAAAEIPDFASYPEDLRHFLLSAACRSFPRWLPRGGGGQVASCEGPDVPYLLLAVKSEPGRFAERQAVRETWGRPAPGVWLLFLLGSPAGAGRPDLGPLVAWESRRSGDLLLWDFLDAPFNQTLKGLLLLAWLGRHCPGVSFILQAQDDAFVHTPALLDHLRALPPSVARGLYLGEVFTQAKPLRKPGGPFYVPGSFFEGGYPAYASGGGYVIAGRLAPWLLRAAARVAPFPFDDVYTGLCFQALGLAPRTHKGFLTAWPADRTADPCALRDLLLVRPLSPQDSIRLWKQLRDPQLQC